Below is a window of Saccharomonospora viridis DSM 43017 DNA.
CCTGCGCGAGGGCAAACGCACGCTGCTGGTGGCGCTCGGCCTGGACTACGCCGAACGGCAAGGGTCCACCAAGGAACGGAAGATGATCGCCGAGGCGGTGGGTGACCCCGATCTGACCGACGCGGAGGTGGACGACGTCCGGCAGGCACTCGTCAGCGTCGGCGCGGTCGCCGAGGTGGAACGCCGGATCGAGGCGATGACCGAGAACGCGCTGGCCGCGCTTCGCAAAGCCTCACTCGCCGAACCCGCCGCCCAACGGCTCGTCGAACTCGCGGACCGAGCGACCCGCAGGACCTCCTGAAGCACCGATCGATCGGGTGTCCTCATCGGAGCGCGCCGCCCCCTGCCCGTCAGTAGGGTCGGAGGACATGACGACCACGACAGGACGGCCGATCCGCATCGGGTTGCAGCTTCAGCCGCAACACGCCGACTACGACGACATCCGCCGCGCGGTGGCGGAGGCCGAGGAACTCGGCGTGGACATCGTCTTCAACTGGGATCACTTCTACCCGTTGAGCGGTGATCCCGAGGGCAAGCACTTCGAGTGTTGGACCATGCTGGGCGCCTGGGCGGAGACGACGTCCCGGGTCGAGATCGGGGCGCTCGTGACCTGCAACAGCTATCGCAACCCCGAGCTGTTGGCCGACATGGCCCGCACCGTGGACCACATCAGCGGCGGCCGACTCATCCTCGGCATCGGTGCGGGCTGGTTCGAGAAGGACTACGTGGAGTACGGCTACGAGTTCGGCACCGCGGGCAGCAGGATCGCCGACCTCGGCAAGGCCCTGCCCCGCATCGAGCAGCGGTTCGCGAAGCTCAACCCACCGCCGACACGCGAAATCCCCGTGCTCATCGGTGGGGGTGGGGAGAAGAAGACCCTGCGGCTGGTGGCGAAGCACGCCGACATATGGCACAGCTGGGGTGATGTCGAGGTGGCCCGCCGAAAGGTGCGGATCCTCGACCAGCACTGCGCGGACGTGGGACGTGACCCGGCCGAGATCGAACGGTCCATCGGCGTGTCCGGTTCACCGTCCGCCTCCGGCGACCAGCTCGCGGAACTCGGCATCACGCTGTTCACCCTGAGTTCCAGCGGCCCCGACTACGACTTCGGCCCACTGCGTGAGTGGCTGGCGTGGCGGGACAGCCGAAACGGCTGATCGGTAGATTCTCCAGCTGATGTCTTCCCGCACGGTGATCGAAAGGGCGACACTGTCGGGATGCTGGCCGTGTGGGATGACACGCTCGCGCACCCGGTGCGTGGGCGGGATCGTGAACTCGCGACTTTGACCGGGCTTCTCGACAACACCTCCGGCCGAAGAGGCACCGGAATGGTTGTCGTGGGGGCCCCGGGGACGGGCAAGACCACCCTGCTCAACGCGCTCGTCGAACACGCCGAAGGGTTCCAAGTCCTGTGGGCCGAGGGCAGCGCGGCCGAGTCCGATGTCCGTTTCGCCGGTGTCGAGCAGTTGTTGAGACCGCTCGAGTCCTTGGTGTCACTCCTGCCGGATGACCGTGGCCGCGCATTGCGACCGGTATGGGGACTGCCCGCCGACGATGAGGGACAGGTCGGTTCACTCGCGGTACCGGCGGCCGTCTCCGCGCTGCTCGGCCTGGCCGCTCGTCGACAGCCCGTCCTGTGCTGTGTCGATTCGGCCCACCTGTTGGACAGCGCGTCCCTGTCCGCTCTCGCCTTCGCCGCACGCCGCGCTCACCACGCCGGTGTGGTCTTCGTGTTCGCCGTCGACTGTACGGCCGACACCGAGGTGGACACGGAGACGTCGGTGTGGGGCGAACTTCCTCGGTTACGGCTCGGCCGGCTGGACGACGAGGCCGCGCACGCGCTGTTGCGTGACCGGCTCGGCGCGTCCCTGCCGCACGACCTCGCCGATTCCCTGCTCGACGTCGGACACGGCAATCCCCTCGCCCTGGTCGAACTCGCCGAGAGTCTGACACCGGAGCACCTGTGCGGAAGGGCGGCTCCGCCTTCGTCCCCGCCTCCCGAGGGGAGGCTGTGCCGTACGCTCGGACACCGGCTGTCGGCTCTGTCCGAGGGAGCACGCGAGGTGGTGGCGCTCGCCGGGATATCCGAGGGATTGGACGAACAGCTCACCTGTCGGGTGCTGCCCCATCACAGGTCGACGCTGGCCGAGGCCGTCCGCTCGGGGCTGGTGGTCCTCGACGGCGACACGGTCCGGACCGCGGCGGACACCGTGCCCTCCGCACTGCTCGCGGCCTTGACCCCGCAGGACATCGTCCAAGCGCACCACCGCATGGCCGAGGCCGCGGAGGCGGTCGGAGACCGGGACCGCGCCGTGTGGCATCGGGCGGCGATCGCCATGGCCCCCGATCCGGCTCTCGTGGCGGACCTGGACGACATCGCGGAGCGCGCCCGCGCCGCGGCGGCCCACGCCACGGCCGCAGCGGCGAGTGAACGAGCGGCGGCCCTGACCTCGGACACGAAGGAACGCGCCCGCCGTCTCGTGGCGGCGGCCACGGACCACTGGGCTTCGGGGCGTCCGCAGCGAGCGCGCACCGCGTTGCGGCTCGCCGCCCCACTCTCCGACAGCGTTCTGGGCGCGCGGGTCAGCAGGCTGGCGGGTGAGATCGAACTGCGCCGGGGTGACCCCTCCGTGGCCGCTACCAAACTCATCTCCACCGCACGACAGCTGGCGTCCACGCATCGCACGCTCGCCGCGAGCGCACTCATGTTGGCCGGTGAGGCGAGTTTCGTGGCGGGGGACAACGCGCGGTACTGCCTCACCGCGAAGGACGCCGCCCTCCTCTGCGGCCCGGAGGAATGGCCGGCCACGCGGGTGGTGCGCGAGCACTTCACCGCCATGTCGGCGACCTTCCGAGGGGAGCACAGTGCCGCGGCGGCGCCGCTGCGCAGCCTCGTCGAACTCGGCGAGACGACGCCCGATCCGACCGCGAAGACCCTCGCGAGCCAGGCCGCCTTCACCCTCGGCGACGCCGAACGATCCCGGGACCTCGCGCTCCAGGCCGTCGTGTGCGCCCGTGCCCGCGGCGACGAGTCGGGGGTGCCGTGGGCCTTGGTGTACGCGGCGTTGTCGGCGTTGTTGTCCGGGCAACTCTCCGCCGCGTCCACCACCGCGTTGGAGGGACTTCAGGTGGCGCGTTCGTTGGGGCAGTCCAATTCGGCCGTCGATCATGTCACCGTGCTCGCCATGTTGGCCGCGTTGCAGGGCGATGAGGAAACCGCCCTGCAACGGCTGCAAGCCGCGAACACGGAGCTCGCCGAACGTGGACTGGGCCGTCCGAGCGCACTGGCGACCTGGGCGGCTGCCTGTGTGGACCTCGCCCATGACCGGCCCGCCGAGGCCTTCGATCGATTCCGCAGGATGACGGTGGGCCGATCCCGCCACTGCGTGCCGCTTCGGGTGATGGCGGTGCCGCATTTCGTCGAGGCCGCCGTGCGGTGCGGGGAGAAGGAGGTGGCCCGACGTTCCCTGGTGACGTTCGAGCACTGGGCCAACACCACGGGAGGCACCGCTCGGGTCGCCTTGGCCCATCGCTGCCATGCGTTGCTCGCCGAGCAGGACGGTGAAGCGCAGGAGCGGTTCACCGAGGCGGTCCGCTTGCACCGCGAGGCCGACGCACCTTACGACCTGGCTGTCACCCAGCTGCTGTACGCCTCCCACCTGCGGCGCTCCCGCAGGCCCAAACAGGCCCGGGAACTGCTGCGGGAAGCCGTCCAGTTGTTCGACGACCTCGGTGCCACGCACTGGGTGGAGCGGGCCTCGCAGGAACTGCGTGCCTGCGGCCACCCGGGACGGGGCAAACCCCACCTGTCCCGGGGGTTGAGTCCACAGCAGGAACGCATCGCGCAGCTTGTGGCCGACGGCGCCACGAACAAGGAGATCGCCACGCAACTGTTCATCAGTCATCGCACGGTGGATCACCATCTGCGCAACATCTTCGCCAAGCTCGACGTGCGTTCCCGCGTGCAGCTGGCGGCCCTCTTCCGGTGAAGGCCGTCCGGCCAATTTCCGGTGAGGGCCGTCCGGCCCACCTGCCTACCCGCGGGTAATAACTGGTGATTTCACCGATGTCGCACCGCTCCCTACCTGGTCAGAATCACCACTGTTCGTCATTGGGCGAACGCAGGTAGCGACCAGTTGCCTGGACTCTCGGAGTAAAGGAGCGACGCAGTGCGAATTCGCAGGCAGGCGGGCACCGGTGCCCGCGCCTCGATGGCGCGAGCGATCGGCGTGATGACCACCGCTTTGGCCGTGCTCGTCGGCGCGGTGGGTGGTGTTGCGGGAGCTGAGGTCTCCACAGCCCAGGACAACCCTTACGAACGTGGTCCCGACCCGACGGAGGACAGCATCGAGGCCATCCGCGGCCCGTTCTCGGTGGCCACCGAGCGCGTGTCTTCCTTCGCCTCCGGCTTCGGTGGCGGCACGATCTACTACCCCAGGGAGACCGACGAGGGCACCTTCGGGGCCGTCGCCGTCGCCCCGGGCTTCACCGCCAGCCAGGGCAGCATGTCGTGGTACGGCGAGCGCGTCGCCTCGCAGGGCTTCATCGTGTTCACCATCGACACCAACACGCGCCTCGACCAGCCCGGACAGCGTGGCCGTCAGTTGCTGGCCGCCCTGGACTACCTGGTGGAGCGCAGTGACCGGAAGGTCCGCGAGCGGCTCGACCCGAACCGGCTCGCGGTCATGGGCCACTCGATGGGCGGTGGCGGTTCGCTGGAGGCGACCGTGATGCGGCCCTCGCTGAAGGCGTCCATCCCCCTGACGCCGTGGAACCTGGACAAGACCTGGGGCCAGGTCCAGGTGCCGACGTTCATCATCGGCGCCGAACTCGACACCATCGCGTCGGTGCGGACCCACGCGAAGCCGTTCTACGAGAGCCTGCCGAGCTCGTTGCCGAAGGCGTACATGGAGCTGGACGGCGCCACCCACTTCGCTCCGAACATCCCCAACACCACGATCGCGAAGTACGTGATCTCGTGGCTCAAGCGGTTCGTGGACGAGGACACCCGCTACAGCCAGTTCCTCTGCCCCAACCCGACCGACCGGGCGATCGAGGAGTACCGCTCGACCTGCCCGTACTGAGCTGAACCGCTGTTGAACAGCTGAATATCGGAGTCCGCGCAGCGGGCACCGCACGTACCACGTGCGGTGCCCGCGTCGTTCGGGGACGACCACGGCGACACGGGCCGTCATGAGGACGGCTTCGCGGAATCGACACAGCCGAACCTCGACGGGCCCGGGAAGGTGAACGGGACGGAAGGCCGCTAGAACGCCATCGCCTGGGCGCGCCGCTTGACCTCGGTACCGTGGTTGGTCCGCAGCGCGTTGATCGGCGTCACGCCGGGCAGGGAATCATCCTTCGAGAACAGCCATCTCAACATTTCCGTCCGATTGAACCCGGCGTCGGACAACACCGTGATGGTGCCGGACAAACCTTTGACCGGACCGTTGTCGTTCAAGAACTCGGCGGGAATCATGAGCTCGCCGTTCCTCCGCACGGCGATCAGTTGACCGTCCCGCAACATCTGCCGGACCTTGTTCTCCGACGCTTTGATCGTCTTGGCCGTCTCGGCGACGGTCAACACGGCAACATCGGGGTCAAGCACGTCGTCAGCGACTGGAATCGCACTCACATGCTCCACCTTGCCATAATCGGGGCGCCCGAGAGAGCACCATTTTTCACTTCATCGCCGTGGTGCTCCCAACAACCCCGACCGTAGGACGACCGCTGTGACACGCACCGAACCGAGCCTCGCCGGCGCCCTCCTCGACCGGCGGTACCGCGTCGAGGATCTGATCGCCCGAGGTGGAATGTCATCGGTGTACCGCGGAGTCGACACCAGGTTGGACCGGCCGGTCGCCGTGAAGGTCATGGACTCGCGGTTCGCGGGTGACCGGTCGTTCGTCGATCGGTTCGAACGGGAGGCCCGGGCGGCTGCTCGGCTGCATCATCCGCACGTCGTCGCGGTGCACGACCAGGGTTTCGACACCTCGGCCGACCCGGAGAACCCCAGGGCCTTCCTGGTGATGGAACTCGTGAACGGCGGGACCCTGCGCGACCTGATCAACGAGCGGGGCCGACTCGACGTGCCGTTGGCCCTCACCGTCGCCGAGCAGGTCTCCTCGGCGCTGGCCGCCGCCCATGCCGCCGGACTCGTACATCGGGACATCAAACCAGAGAACGTGCTCATCGGCAGGGGCGGCGACACCGGTGGTGTCGTCAAGGTCGCCGATTTCGGTCTGGTCCGCGCGGCGGCGAGCGCGGGGACCACCAGCGCGAACATCATCCTCGGCACGGTCGCGTATCTCTCTCCCGAACAGGTGGCGACGGGGACGACGACCGCACGGTCGGACATCTACTCGACGGGCATCCTGCTGTACGAAATGCTCACCGGCCGGGTGCCCTACAGCGGTGACACGGCGCTGTCGGTGGCCTACCGCCATGTCAACGACGACGTGCCCGCGCCGAGCACGGTGGTCCCGGGGATACCCGCGGCGCTCGACGACCTCGTGCTGCGCGCCACCCGCCGCGACGCCGAGGCACGTCCGGCAGACGCGGCGAAGTTCCTGGCGGAACTTCGCCGGGTGAAGGCCGAACTCGGCGTGCGCACCGCCACGATCCCGGTGGCCACGCCACCCGACGCTCCCCGAATCTCACGGAGCGTCCCCGCCGAGGACGACTCGGAACTGACCGTGCCCGCCATACCCGCGATCACGGAGCACTCCGGGCCCGGTCCACGCGGCACGCAGGCCCTACCGCGCGCCATGGTCGAAACCTCGGGGCACCTCGGCCCTCCGCAGGCCGAGCCGCCCACCGCTTCGCCCCGACGCCGTCCCCCACTCGCGGTCCTGGCGCTGGTGGTGCTGGTCCTGCTGGGCGGGGTCGGCGCCGGTGTGTGGTGGTTCTCCGCCGGTCGCTACGTGGACGTCCCCTCGGTCGCCGGGCTGAGCCGGGAGGAGGCGGAGACGGCGTTACGTCAAGCGGAGCTGACCCCCGTGTTCACCGAGGAGCGGCACAACACCGCCCCGGCGGGAACGGTGATCCGCAGCGAGCCGGACAGCGGCTCACGGGCGTTGCAGGGCGACGAGGTGACCGTGGTGCTCTCCTTGGGCAAGCCGGTGGTGCCCGATGTCCGCGCGGGCGCGTCCGTCGAGGAGGCCGAGCGCGCCATCCGCGCCATGCAATTGGAACCACGGGTGGACGCCGAAGCCGACGCCTACGACGCCGAGGTGCCCGAGGGTGCCGTGGTCACACTGACACCGAAACCGGGCACCCAGGCCAACGTCGGTGACACGGTGACCATCGTGCGGTCGAAAGGCCCGCCTCCGACACCCGTTCCCGACGTCAGCGGCATGTCCCGGGACGAGGCGTTCCAGGCACTGCGGAACGCGGGATTCGAACCGTTCGAGGCGGGGAAGGAATTCTCCCCCAACGTGCAAGCGGGACACGTCGTGCGTACCGATCCCGAACAGGGCAGCACGCCCGAGCCGGGCAGCCGGGTCGGGGTGTTCGTGTCCAACGCGGTGGAGGTGCCGTCCGTTGTGGGACGGCAGACCAAAAAGGCCGTCCGGATACTCCGCGAGGCGGGCTTCAAGGTGGAGGCCGAGAAGTCACGTGGCCCCGTCAGCTTCGTGATCGAGCAGAGCCCCGACGGCGGTACCCTCGCCGAGCCCGGCTCGACGGTCACCCTGTCGGTGATCCCCTGATCGCGCGGTCCGCCGGGCCCGCGTCGTGGCCGGACTGCGGCGTGGGCCGGCATGGCCGAGGATGAGTGTGGTGCCGCCGCCGTCGCGCTCTTCCGGTCGCGACGGCGGTGAACCGCACCACCGACTTCGCGAAAGAGACGCCGATGTCAGCCGACCGGCTCAGCTCACTGGACATCGCCTTCCTGTGCATCGACGGCGCCGCGACCCCCATGCACCTGGGCGCGGTCGCACTGTTCTCGGCTCGGAACCCTGACGCACA
It encodes the following:
- a CDS encoding helix-turn-helix transcriptional regulator — translated: MLAVWDDTLAHPVRGRDRELATLTGLLDNTSGRRGTGMVVVGAPGTGKTTLLNALVEHAEGFQVLWAEGSAAESDVRFAGVEQLLRPLESLVSLLPDDRGRALRPVWGLPADDEGQVGSLAVPAAVSALLGLAARRQPVLCCVDSAHLLDSASLSALAFAARRAHHAGVVFVFAVDCTADTEVDTETSVWGELPRLRLGRLDDEAAHALLRDRLGASLPHDLADSLLDVGHGNPLALVELAESLTPEHLCGRAAPPSSPPPEGRLCRTLGHRLSALSEGAREVVALAGISEGLDEQLTCRVLPHHRSTLAEAVRSGLVVLDGDTVRTAADTVPSALLAALTPQDIVQAHHRMAEAAEAVGDRDRAVWHRAAIAMAPDPALVADLDDIAERARAAAAHATAAAASERAAALTSDTKERARRLVAAATDHWASGRPQRARTALRLAAPLSDSVLGARVSRLAGEIELRRGDPSVAATKLISTARQLASTHRTLAASALMLAGEASFVAGDNARYCLTAKDAALLCGPEEWPATRVVREHFTAMSATFRGEHSAAAAPLRSLVELGETTPDPTAKTLASQAAFTLGDAERSRDLALQAVVCARARGDESGVPWALVYAALSALLSGQLSAASTTALEGLQVARSLGQSNSAVDHVTVLAMLAALQGDEETALQRLQAANTELAERGLGRPSALATWAAACVDLAHDRPAEAFDRFRRMTVGRSRHCVPLRVMAVPHFVEAAVRCGEKEVARRSLVTFEHWANTTGGTARVALAHRCHALLAEQDGEAQERFTEAVRLHREADAPYDLAVTQLLYASHLRRSRRPKQARELLREAVQLFDDLGATHWVERASQELRACGHPGRGKPHLSRGLSPQQERIAQLVADGATNKEIATQLFISHRTVDHHLRNIFAKLDVRSRVQLAALFR
- a CDS encoding lipase, with translation MRIRRQAGTGARASMARAIGVMTTALAVLVGAVGGVAGAEVSTAQDNPYERGPDPTEDSIEAIRGPFSVATERVSSFASGFGGGTIYYPRETDEGTFGAVAVAPGFTASQGSMSWYGERVASQGFIVFTIDTNTRLDQPGQRGRQLLAALDYLVERSDRKVRERLDPNRLAVMGHSMGGGGSLEATVMRPSLKASIPLTPWNLDKTWGQVQVPTFIIGAELDTIASVRTHAKPFYESLPSSLPKAYMELDGATHFAPNIPNTTIAKYVISWLKRFVDEDTRYSQFLCPNPTDRAIEEYRSTCPY
- a CDS encoding LLM class F420-dependent oxidoreductase; translated protein: MTTTTGRPIRIGLQLQPQHADYDDIRRAVAEAEELGVDIVFNWDHFYPLSGDPEGKHFECWTMLGAWAETTSRVEIGALVTCNSYRNPELLADMARTVDHISGGRLILGIGAGWFEKDYVEYGYEFGTAGSRIADLGKALPRIEQRFAKLNPPPTREIPVLIGGGGEKKTLRLVAKHADIWHSWGDVEVARRKVRILDQHCADVGRDPAEIERSIGVSGSPSASGDQLAELGITLFTLSSSGPDYDFGPLREWLAWRDSRNG
- a CDS encoding Rv2175c family DNA-binding protein produces the protein MSAIPVADDVLDPDVAVLTVAETAKTIKASENKVRQMLRDGQLIAVRRNGELMIPAEFLNDNGPVKGLSGTITVLSDAGFNRTEMLRWLFSKDDSLPGVTPINALRTNHGTEVKRRAQAMAF
- the pknB gene encoding Stk1 family PASTA domain-containing Ser/Thr kinase; this encodes MTRTEPSLAGALLDRRYRVEDLIARGGMSSVYRGVDTRLDRPVAVKVMDSRFAGDRSFVDRFEREARAAARLHHPHVVAVHDQGFDTSADPENPRAFLVMELVNGGTLRDLINERGRLDVPLALTVAEQVSSALAAAHAAGLVHRDIKPENVLIGRGGDTGGVVKVADFGLVRAAASAGTTSANIILGTVAYLSPEQVATGTTTARSDIYSTGILLYEMLTGRVPYSGDTALSVAYRHVNDDVPAPSTVVPGIPAALDDLVLRATRRDAEARPADAAKFLAELRRVKAELGVRTATIPVATPPDAPRISRSVPAEDDSELTVPAIPAITEHSGPGPRGTQALPRAMVETSGHLGPPQAEPPTASPRRRPPLAVLALVVLVLLGGVGAGVWWFSAGRYVDVPSVAGLSREEAETALRQAELTPVFTEERHNTAPAGTVIRSEPDSGSRALQGDEVTVVLSLGKPVVPDVRAGASVEEAERAIRAMQLEPRVDAEADAYDAEVPEGAVVTLTPKPGTQANVGDTVTIVRSKGPPPTPVPDVSGMSRDEAFQALRNAGFEPFEAGKEFSPNVQAGHVVRTDPEQGSTPEPGSRVGVFVSNAVEVPSVVGRQTKKAVRILREAGFKVEAEKSRGPVSFVIEQSPDGGTLAEPGSTVTLSVIP